A part of Acipenser ruthenus chromosome 12, fAciRut3.2 maternal haplotype, whole genome shotgun sequence genomic DNA contains:
- the pccb gene encoding propionyl-CoA carboxylase beta chain, mitochondrial has product MAALMVRSSTRLLTGFNVVYRSLIPGSGLPWASVRPRLQLQPRWYAVSHLSVQERIENKRKAALVGGGQKRIEAQHKRGKLTARERVELLLDSGTFVEYDTFVEHRCSDFGMEADQNKFPGDSVVTGQGRINGRLVYVFSQDFTVFGGSLSGAHAQKICKIMDQALLVGAPVIGLNDSGGARIQEGVESLAGYADIFLRNVMASGVVPQISLIMGPCAGGAVYSPALTDFTFMVKDTSYLFITGPDVVKSVTNEDVTQEELGGAKTHTAVSGVAHRAFENDIDALLNLREFFNFLPLSNKDSAPVVECQDPSERLVPGLDTIVPFENTKAYDMLDIVRGIVDEREFFEIMPNYAKNIVVGFARMNGRTVGIVGNQPKVASGCLDINSSVKGARFVRFCDAFNIPIITFVDVPGFLPGTAQEYGGIIRHGAKLLFAFAEATVPKITVITRKAYGGAYDVMSSKHLRGDVNYAWPSAEVAVMGAKGAVQIIFRGKENQAEAEAEYVEKFANPFPAAVRGFVDDIIQPSTTRRRICRDLEVLASKQQNNPWKKHANIPL; this is encoded by the exons ATGGCGGCTCTGATGGTAAGAAGCAGCACCAGGTTACTTACTGGATTTAATGTCGTTTACAGGAGCCTGATCCCCGGAAGCGGGCTCCCTTGGGCTTCGGTCCGACCTAGACTGCAGCTTCAGCCACGGTGGTACGCTGTTAGCCACCTCTCTGTGCAGGAAAGGATAGAGAATAAACGGAAGGCTGCGCTGGTCGGGGGAGGTCAGAAGAGAATCGAGGCACAACACAAGCGG GGAAAGTTAACGGCTAGAGAGCGTGTTGAACTGCTGCTGGATTCAGGCACCTTTGTTGAATATGACACGTTTGTGGAACACAGGTGTTCAGACTTCGGTATGGAGGCTGATCAAAACAAG TTtccaggagacagtgtggtcacTGGTCAGGGCCGCATTAATGGAAGATTGGTATATGTCTTCAGTCAG GATTTCACTGTGTTTGGTGGCAGCTTGTCAGGAGCTCATGCCCAGAAGATTTGTAAG ATCATGGACCAGGCGTTGCTGGTGGGCGCTCCTGTCATCGGACTCAATGACTCGGGTGGGGCCCGCATCCAGGAAGGGGTGGAGTCTCTTGCTGGCTACGCAGATATATTCTTG aggaaTGTAATGGCTTCAGGAGTTGTTCCTCAGATCTCCCTCATCATGGGTCCTTGTGCCGGTGGAGCTGTCTATTCTCCTGCATTAACTGACTTCACATTTATGGTGAAG GACACCTCATATTTGTTCATCACAGGCCCGGATGTTGTGAAGTCAGTTACCAATGAGGATGTGACGCAGGAAGAGCTTGGCGGTGCAAAGACTCATACAGCCGTGTCAg GTGTTGCACACAGAGCATTTGAGAACGATATAGATGCCTTGCTGAATCTGAGAGAGTTCTTCAACTTCCTACCTCTCAGTAACAAGGATTCTGCACCTGTCGTTGAGTGCCAGGACCCCAG TGAGCGTCTTGTTCCTGGCCTGGACACAATAGTTCCATTTGAAAACACCAAAGCCTATGACATGCTAGACATTGTCCGTGGG ATTGTTGACGAGAGAGAATTCTTTGAAATCATGCCGAACTATGCAAAGAATATTGTTGTTGGTTTTGCCAGAATGAATGGGCGCACTGTCGGGATTGTGGGCAATCAACCTAAAGTGGCATCGG GTTGCTTGGATATTAACTCATCTGTGAAGGGAGCCCGCTTTGTGAGATTCTGTGATGCCTTCAATATACCGATCATCACATTTGTAGATGTCCCTGGATTTCTCCCAG GAACTGCCCAGGAGTATGGAGGTATCATCAGGCATGGTGCTAAATTGCTATTTGCATTTGCTGAAGCAACAGTGCCAAAAATCACAGTGATCACCCGAAAG GCCTATGGTGGTGCCTACGACGTGATGAGCTCAAAACATTTAAGAGGAGATGTGAACTATGCATGGCCTTCAGCCGAGGTTGCAGTCATGGGTGCCAAG GGTGCTGTACAGATTATATTCAGAGGAAAGGAAAATCAAGCAGAGGCAGAAGCAGAGTATGTGGAGAAATTTGCAAACCCCTTTCCAGCAGCTGTAAGAG GTTTTGTTGACGACATCATTCAGCCTTCAACTACTCGAAGGCGCATTTGCCGTGACCTGGAAGTGTTGGCTAGTAAGCAGCAAAATAACCCCTGGAAGAAACATGCCAACATTCCTCTGTAA
- the LOC117417095 gene encoding cohesin subunit SA-1-like, translated as MITSELPVLQDSTNEPGQAEAVAVSVSVSELEDASEVKGKRKRGRPGRPPSANKKPRKTPAEKNQLAVSRGGRKANGVPQQNGDSEPVTLFEVVKMGKSAMQAVVDDWIESYKQDRDIALLDLINFFIQCSGCKGTVRIEMFRNMQNAEIIRKMTEEFDEDSGDYPLTMPGPQWKKFRSNFCEFIGVLIRQCQYSIIYDEYMMDTVISLLTGLSDSQVRAFRHTSTLAAMKLMTALVNVALNLSIHQDNTQRQYEAERNKIVGKRANEKLELLLEKRKELQENQDEIENMMNSIFKGIFVHRYRDAIAEIRAICIEEIGVWMKMYSDAFLNDSYLKYVGWTLHDRQGEVRLKCLKALQNLYTNRELFPKLELFTNRFKDRIVSMTLDKEYDVAVEAIRLVTLVLQGSEDALSNEDCENVYHLVYSAHRPVAIAAGEFLHRKLFSRHDPQAEEALAKRRGRNSPNGNLIRMLVLFFLESELHEHAAYLVDSLWESSQELLKDWECMTELLVEEAVQGEEVLSDRQETALIELMMCTIRQAAEAHPPVGRGTGKRVLTAKERKTQIDDKNKLTEHFIMALPMLLSKYQADSEKVANLLQIPQYFDLDIYSAGRMEKHLDALLKQIKFVVEKQTETDVLEACSKTYSILCSEEYTIMNRVDIARSQLIDELVDRFNHSVEELLQEGEEADDDDIYNVLSTLKRLTAFHNAHDLTKWDMFGNCYRLLKAGIEQGSMPEQIAVQALQCSHYSILWQLVTITEGSPSKDDLIALRKVVKSFLAVCQQCLSNVNTPVKEQAFMLLCDLLMIFSHQLTSGSREGLQSLVFNPDNPLQNELLNFVMDHVFIDQDDENQSMEGDEEDEANKIEALHKRRNLLAAFSKLIIYDIVDMHAAADIFKHYMKYYNDYGDIIKETLSKTRQTDKIQCAKTLILSLQQLFNELIQEQGPNLDRTSSHVSGIKELARRFALTFGLDQIKTREAVATLHKDGIEFAFKYQNPKGPEFPPPNLAFLEVLSEFSSKLLRQDKKTVHSYLEKFMSEQMMERREDVWLPLISYRNSLLTGGDEDRLSVTSGSSSSKATSVRSKKGRPPLHKKRIEEENVESSWIMRDTLQTPGALQTPQLTSTVLRENPRQAAEHIPDQDSEPGSETDYVHNQQMQMSWLGQQKLEDVNRKDRTGMNYMKARSGGVRQTVRGLMEDDAEPIFEDVMMSSRGQLEDMNEEFEDTMVIDLPPSRNRRERAELRPDFFDSAAIIEDDSGFGMPMF; from the exons atgattacttCAGAGCTACCGGTTTTACA GGACTCCACAAATGAGCCGGGGCAGGCAGAGGCGGTTGCCGTCAGCGTCAGTGTGAGTGAACTGGAGGACGCCAGCGAGGTCAAGGGCAAGAGGAAGAGAGGGCGCCCTGGAAGGCCTCCG TCTGCCAACAAAAAGCCTCGGAAGACACCTGCTGAAAAGAACCAGTTAGCAGTATCCAGAGGAGGGAGAAAAGCCAACGGTGTCCCCCAGCAGAACGGGGACAGTGAGCCGGTCACCCTGTTTGAGGTGGTGAAGATGGGCAAGAGTGCCATGCAG GCTGTAGTTGATGACTGGATTGAGTCCTACAAGCAGGACCGAGACATAGCACTTCTGGATCTGATCAATTTCTTTATCCAGTGCTCTGGGTGTAAag GCACTGTAAGAATTGAGATGTTCCGAAACATGCAGAATGCAGAGATTATCAGAAAAATGACGGAAGAATTTGATGAG GACAGTGGTGATTACCCACTCACTATGCCAGGTCCTCAGTGGAAGAAATTCAGATCAAACTTTTGTGAATTTATTGGGGTGCTAATTCGACAGTGTCAGTACAGTATCATTTATGACGAGTATATGATGGACACTGTTATTTCCCTACTTACTGGGCTCTCAGACTCCCAGGTCAGAGCCTTTAGGCATACCAGTACTCTGGCAG CTATGAAGCTTATGACTGCCCTTGTCAACGTGGCCTTGAATCTGAGTATCCACCAGGATAACACACAAAGGCAGTACGAGGCAGAGAGAAACAAAATTGTAGGAAAGCGAGCAAATGAGAAATTGGAGTTGCTTTTAGAAAAGCGTAAAGag cttcaagAAAATCAGGATGAGATTGAAAATATGATGAACTCTATTTTCAAGGGTATTTTTGTTCACCGGTATAG GGATGCAATTGCTGAAATCAGAGCTATTTGTATAGAGGAAATTGGTGTTTGGATGAAGATGTACAGTGATGCCTTCCTTAATGATAGTTATCTCAAATATGTTGGTTGGACTCTGCATGACCGG CAAGGTGAAGTCAGGTTGAAGTGTTTGAAAGCTCTGCAAAATCTCTACACCAACAGGGAGCTCTTTCCAAAACTGGAACTTTTCACAAACAGGTTTAAG GATCGAATTGTGTCCATGACCCTTGATAAAGAGTATGATGTAGCTGTAGAAGCCATTCGATTGGTGACTTTAGTATTACA AGGGAGTGAGGATGCCCTCTCCAATGAGGACTGTGAAAATGTGTACCATCTGGTGTACTCGGCCCATCGCCCAGTGGCGATAGCAGCGGGAGAGTTCTTGCATAGGAA GTTGTTCAGCCGTCATGACCCCCAAGCAGAGGAGGCCTTAGCCAAGAGAAGAGGGAGAAATAGCCCTAATGGAAATCTCATTAGAATGCTTGTACTGTTCTTCTTAGAAAGCGAG cTTCACGAGCATGCAGCCTATTTGGTGGATAGCTTATGGGAAAGCTCACAGGAACTGCTAAAGGACTGGGAGTGCATGACTGAATTACTGGTGGAGGAGGCTGTTCAAGGAGAGGAAG TATTGTCAGACAGACAAGAAACTGCACTGATAGAGCTAATGATGTGCACCATTCGACAGGCAGCAGAGGCTCACCCTCCAGTTGGCAGAGGAACTGGAAAGAGA gtaCTGACTGccaaagaaaggaaaacacagaTTGATGACAAAAATAAGTTAACAGAACACTTCATTATGGCACTTCCAATGTTGCTTTCCAAG TATCAAGCTGATTCTGAGAAGGTGGCAAACCTATTACAAATCCCTCAATATTTCGACCTAGACATCTATAGTGCAGGGAGGATGGAGAAG CACCTAGATGCCCTGTTGAAACAAATCAAGTTTGTGGTGGAAAAGCAAACTGAGACAGATGTGTTGGAAGCCTGCAGTAAAACGTATAGCATTCTGTGCAGTGAGGAATACACCATCATGAACAGAGTGGACATTGCCCGCAGTCAGCTCATAGACGAGCTGGTGGACAGGTTCAATCATTCAGTGGAGGAACTGCTGCAAGAG GGTGAAGAAGCAGATGATGATGACATTTATAATGTACTTTCAACTTTGAAACGACTAACAGCATTCCATAA cgCACATGATCTTACCAAGTGGGATATGTTTGGAAATTGCTACAGGTTGCTGAAGGCAGGTATCGAACAGGGTTCGATGCCAGAGCAA ATTGCAGTACAGGCCCTGCAGTGTTCTCACTACTCTATTCTCTGGCAGCTTGTCACGATTACAGAAGGATCCCCATCCAAG GATGATCTAATTGCACTAAGAAAAGTTGTCAAGTCTTTCCTTGCTGTTTGCCAGCAATGCTTATCGAATGTCAACACTCCAGTTAAAGAACAG GCCTTTATGCTCCTCTGTGATCTTCTGATGATATTTAGCCACCAGTTGACGTCGGGAAGCAGGGAGGGATTGCAATCACTTGTGTTCAATCCAGATAATCCGCTGCAGAATGAACTCCTGAACTTTGTGATGGATCATGTCTTCATAGATCAAGATGACGAGAACCAAAGCATGG AGGGGGATGAAGAAGATGAAGCTAATAAGATAGAAGCCCTACACAAGAGGAGAAACCTCTTGGCAGCGTTTAGCAAACTCATTATCTACGATATTGTTGACATGCATGCTGCTGCTGACATCTTCAAACACTATATGAAG tactacaACGATTATGGAGATATCATCAAGGAAACGCTAAGTAAAACAAGGCAAACGGACAAGATCCAGTGTGCCAAAACTCTCATTCTCAGCTTGCAACAG CTCTTTAATGAGCTTATTCAGGAACAAGGACCTAATCTGGACAGAACCTCCTCTCATGTCAGTGGAATTAAGGAGCTGGCTCGCAGATTTGCACTTACTTTTGGTCTGGATCAGATCAAAACGAGGGAGGCTGTTGCAACCCTGCACAA ggATGGTATAGAGTTTGCCTTCAAATATCAAAACCCGAAAGGACCAGAATTTCCTCCTCCGAATCTTGCTTTCCTTGAAGTTCTCAGTGAGTTCTCTTCCAAACTCCTTCGTCAAGACAAGAAAACAGT ACACTCTTATCTGGAGAAGTTCATGTCGGAGCAGATGATGGAGCGGCGGGAGGACGTGTGGCTGCCCCTCATCTCCTACAGGAACTCTCTTCTTACTGGTGGCGACGAGGACAGGTTATCTGTCACCagcggaagcagcagcagcaaagcgacGTCGGTACGGAGTAAAAAAGGGCGACCTCCACTTCACAAGAAACGGATAGagg AGGAAAATGTGGAAAGCTCCTGGATAATGAGAGACACTCTCCAGACCCCTGGAGCCCTGCAGACACCACAGCTCACCTCTACAGTTCTCCGGGAAAATCCCCGGCAAGCAGCTGAACATATACCAGACCAAGACTCTGAGCCAGGCTCTGAAACAGACTATGTACACAA TCAACAAATGCAGATGTCCTGGTTAGGTCAGCAGAAGCTGGAGGATGTAAACCGGAAAGACAGAACGGGCATGAACTACATGAAAGCAAGAAGTGGTGGTGTCAGGCAAACTGT TCGAGGCCTCATGGAGGATGATGCAGAGCCGATCTTCGAAGATGTGATGATGTCATCACGTGGCCAGCTGGAGGACATGAATGAAGAGTTTGAAGACACCATGGTCATTGATCTG CCTCCTTCAAGGAACAGACGGGAGAGGGCTGAATTAAGACCAGATTTCTTTGACTCTGCAGCTATCATAGAAGATGATTCA GGTTTTGGGATGCCCATGTTCTGA